The nucleotide window GGACCTGCTCAGCCACCGGCCCGGTGCGTCCTCCGAAGGCCCCCGGAAATCCTGACCCGCACGACCAGCCACTCATCACCTTTCTGAAGGAGACCCGCATGTTCAACGTCATGGACACAGGCGCGAAGATCGCGATCGCCGTCGTACTGGTCGTTCTGATCACCGCGGTGGTCGGCGTGGGCCGCTGGCTCACCCGCCGCTGAGACGGCCCCGTCTGCCGGCTACCCCTTCAGCGCCACCGTCGTGGTCCCCGAGCCCACCGGCCCGACCCGTAGGACCGTTCCCGTCAGGTCGGTGGACGACGTCACCTTGGGGGCTGAAGTGGTTCCCGGGGCGCATGACGTGACCTCGTAGGCCGTCGGGGGCGTGTCCCCGATCTCCAGTTCCAGGACGGCTCGGGTGTTGGGGGGCAGGGTCACGCGGAGGGCGTGGGTGTCGGTGGTGCGGTGTACCGAGACCTTGACCGGGCCGCGCAGGGACGGGACCGTGCCGGTAGCCCGGGTCAGGGGGCCCGTTCGGGGGCGGATGCGGAAGGCGGCGGCGCCCGGTTCCGTGATCTGGACGCCCAGGATGTGGCGGGCGACCGCGTTGGCGGGGGCCGAGGCCCAGGCGTGGGAGAAGGTCGTGTTCGACTTCAGGGACGGGTCCCAGGCCTCGGTGACGATGGTGGCCTTCAGGTCGTCCAGCATGTGCAGCCAGGAGTTCGTGGACCTGGAGGTGAGCAGGGCCAGCGCGGCGTCCGCGCGACCCAGGCGGAACAGGGCGTCCAGCAGGAACTGAGACCCGTACACGCTCACCTTCATGCCGCCGGAGGCGAGCGTGGCGCCGAGTCTCGTCAGTACGTCGGCGTCCAACGCGTCGGCCACTCCGAGCGCCACCGGGAACGCCGTGGCGTGCTGGGCGCTGTGGGTCGTGCCGGTGCCGTCGAGGAAGGCGCCGGCCCCGCTGTCCAGCAGGGTGTCGCGCATGGCCGCGGCGAGGGTGTCCGCCTGCGTGCGGAGTGTTGTCGCTTCGTCCGGCCTGTCCAGGGCCTTGGCGCAGTTCGACAGGGCGTCGAAGGCCGCGTACTGGAAGGCGTTGACGACCGTGTTGACGTTCGTGAAGACATAGCCGTCACGGCTGGCGGTGGGCCAGTCGACGAGGTCGCCGAGGTTCTGGCTGGTGTTGCCGGGGGACTTGTGTACCAGGCCGTCGGAACCCAGGTAGGAGGTGAGGTTCTTGGCGGTCAGGAGGTCGTAGTCCTTGGCGAGTTGGCGGTCGTCGCCGGTCGCCAGGTAGTCCTCCCAGGCCGATATCGCGCACATCAGGCGGTACTCGGTGGGCCAGGTGCCCTGCCGGACCAGGTAGTCGTTGGACCAGCGCCCCAGGGCGTAGGAGCGCTGGACTCCGTACTCCGAGAGCTGGTTGATCAGGGCGTCGCCCTCGTAGGGGCCGCGTTCGCGGGTCGGGGTGTCCTGGTAGAGGTCGCCGCGGGTGGCCTCGATGGAGTAGCGGCAGAGGTCCCAGACGCGGTCGAGGTCCGGGTCCGAGCTGGTGAAGGAGGAGTCGGAGTCGGTCCAGTCGAGCTTCCAGGCGCGACCCTCGACACTCGCCCCGGCCAGGTCCAGCGACGTGCGCAACTCGGCCCAGCGGAAGCCTCGGTAGCCCCAGTGTTCGAAGCGCTGGGCGCCGTCGCGCAGGGTCCACACCTCGCGGTACGTGTTCGTGGCGCGCAGTTGGTACCTGACCGTGCCGTCGGTGTTCAGCTCCTCGCCGAGGCGTACTTCCACCGTGTCGCCCGCGCTGCCCGTGATCTCCAGGGACAGTCCGCCGACGATCTCCCGGCCCAGGTCCACCAGCCAGCGGCCGTCGGCCACCTTGGTGACGGAGGCGGGGGTGACGGAGTGCAGGCGTACGGGTTCGATCGGGGCCGGGACCAGGCCGTCGATCGCGGTGCGGGACGCCGGGGTGAGCCAGTCCGTGTCGTCGAAGTCGGGCTCGGTCCAGCCGGTGGGCTCGTAGCGCAGGTCCCAGTACTCCTGGGGCGCGGTGAAGTAGCTGCTGCCCGCGCTGCCCTTGGCGGGGAGCAGGCCGGCCTGGCGGTGGGCCTTCCAGTCGCCGCCGGAGGCGATGGTGGTGCGGCTGCCGTCGGTGTGGGTGATCTCCAGCTGGGCCAGGAACTTCTGCTGCGAGGTGGTGTGGCAGAGCGCGGCCAGGGCGTTGGTCCCGCCGCTGCGCAGGGTGCCGGTGATGTCGAAGGACTGGTACGCCACACCGGTGCCGGAGCGGACCGACGCGTAGCCGACGACGCTGCCGTTGCTCCACACCTTCGCCACGTACTGCCGGGCGGGGG belongs to Streptomyces graminofaciens and includes:
- a CDS encoding family 78 glycoside hydrolase catalytic domain encodes the protein MTTPLPRRRLLQLGGVAAASVVLGGPGAGPVPVAAAATRGKGAPPAPTGMLTDLLPQGLGSTAGRRPRFSWQVPDFGAGTLQRAYQLQLAATPAGFEADDLIWDSGKVTSAASTAVAYDGPALQPRTAYWWRVSSWSDRNKRSSWSKPVLMATAVEDEWQAEPIWAPAGPTMTDGTLTTRLKITAVAAGVWFRATSTANNYMWQLRAGSTAGVLRKHVCVNGTYSVLGEVTLPFPVTTGDWLDLSITMTGSTFTTTVNGTAVDTTTHTRYTSGNIGLRNGLTESQVYDSVRFTAADGTVLLDDDFASDKGTFAAGTVSGGVLTFPTGASSLSSYGADDTWALLRHEYELEAGDGKGIAAAVLHVAATSATPARQYVAKVWSNGSVVGYASVRSGTGVAYQSFDITGTLRSGGTNALAALCHTTSQQKFLAQLEITHTDGSRTTIASGGDWKAHRQAGLLPAKGSAGSSYFTAPQEYWDLRYEPTGWTEPDFDDTDWLTPASRTAIDGLVPAPIEPVRLHSVTPASVTKVADGRWLVDLGREIVGGLSLEITGSAGDTVEVRLGEELNTDGTVRYQLRATNTYREVWTLRDGAQRFEHWGYRGFRWAELRTSLDLAGASVEGRAWKLDWTDSDSSFTSSDPDLDRVWDLCRYSIEATRGDLYQDTPTRERGPYEGDALINQLSEYGVQRSYALGRWSNDYLVRQGTWPTEYRLMCAISAWEDYLATGDDRQLAKDYDLLTAKNLTSYLGSDGLVHKSPGNTSQNLGDLVDWPTASRDGYVFTNVNTVVNAFQYAAFDALSNCAKALDRPDEATTLRTQADTLAAAMRDTLLDSGAGAFLDGTGTTHSAQHATAFPVALGVADALDADVLTRLGATLASGGMKVSVYGSQFLLDALFRLGRADAALALLTSRSTNSWLHMLDDLKATIVTEAWDPSLKSNTTFSHAWASAPANAVARHILGVQITEPGAAAFRIRPRTGPLTRATGTVPSLRGPVKVSVHRTTDTHALRVTLPPNTRAVLELEIGDTPPTAYEVTSCAPGTTSAPKVTSSTDLTGTVLRVGPVGSGTTTVALKG